In one Mycoplasmopsis canis PG 14 genomic region, the following are encoded:
- a CDS encoding MAG0490 family ComEA-like DNA-binding protein, giving the protein MKKGFWKFIFSVLFIAIVSSTIFIIQQYNVNNLVQSDKNIKNEIYVYYVSGAVKHNGIYKSLKQLTYRELFFNVKINELADISRFRLNNFVPNNEKIYVPYANFKLKWINFENIKQLEPLKLSNKISNSLLSLRKERFSITWSEIERLPGIGPKTLEKLKNFLDLK; this is encoded by the coding sequence GTGAAAAAGGGTTTTTGAAAATTTATTTTTAGCGTTTTATTTATTGCCATTGTTTCTAGTACTATTTTTATAATTCAACAATATAACGTTAATAACCTTGTACAAAGTGATAAAAACATAAAGAATGAGATATATGTATATTATGTTTCAGGGGCAGTTAAGCACAACGGAATATATAAATCATTGAAACAATTAACTTATAGAGAATTATTTTTTAATGTAAAAATAAATGAATTAGCAGATATATCTAGGTTTAGGTTAAATAATTTTGTACCTAATAATGAAAAAATATATGTACCCTATGCAAACTTTAAGTTAAAATGGATAAATTTTGAAAATATAAAACAACTTGAACCCCTTAAATTATCAAATAAGATTTCAAATTCTCTTTTAAGCTTGAGAAAAGAAAGGTTTTCTATAACATGAAGTGAAATAGAACGTTTACCCGGAATTGGTCCGAAAACCTTGGAAAAATTGAAGAACTTTTTAGACCTGAAATAA
- the atpC gene encoding ATP synthase F1 subunit epsilon translates to MANKTHLIITIPSGIFYEGDVEIVTLKTATGYMGIQANKSPIFSSIDLGTLTIGWNNDENSEKYYIGGGLVYAGGSKINIITDDIIKVSDIDLKRAQEEKAALEKAISESNKDNVDIAKLETKLKKTLFRIEACTYLNNK, encoded by the coding sequence ATGGCAAATAAAACACATTTAATAATCACTATTCCAAGCGGCATCTTTTATGAGGGTGATGTTGAAATTGTTACCTTAAAAACCGCTACCGGTTATATGGGTATTCAAGCTAATAAATCACCTATTTTTTCAAGTATAGACTTAGGGACTCTAACTATTGGTTGAAATAATGATGAAAATTCTGAAAAATACTATATTGGAGGCGGATTAGTTTATGCAGGCGGCTCTAAAATCAATATTATTACAGATGATATAATAAAAGTTTCGGATATTGATTTAAAAAGAGCACAAGAGGAAAAAGCTGCATTAGAAAAAGCTATTTCTGAATCTAACAAAGATAATGTTGATATTGCTAAATTAGAAACAAAACTTAAAAAAACATTATTCAGAATTGAAGCATGCACTTATTTGAATAACAAATAA
- a CDS encoding YhjD/YihY/BrkB family envelope integrity protein, with product MINLNIKKNNYKKLLKLKYKKSHLRSFYSNIIYPDKFVFINKIYENIMKGIISFFASFLIFARSQNDKTKRNKVVHQVYSSYDSKEFNFIWLSTIFYILISFVPVIYIVSFLNLTINDSIPSFVSYVNPLVKTKFPNSTENIFQSLFNALVFERFIPGGNSYFITEAKQELGTLGKIYALIPGSFIAIPSLYISSGGYGKLISAYNYIFSHNKIGSYWGNKIKGLGIVITVSILLWVFSTVNIFAQTSLWNTYGENNKWLSDLLYLLFAFLFLFFLFLILFKITPSFKMKFKDSFRGSLISTLPTFILVVIYTYLYKLISYDKFGSAVGFFFSVGFFINWYIYFMFLGIIFNNAYYKNYVSSRTIPKKVYAFL from the coding sequence ATGATAAATTTAAACATTAAAAAAAACAACTACAAAAAGCTTCTTAAATTAAAATATAAAAAGTCACATTTGAGATCTTTTTATTCAAACATTATTTACCCAGATAAATTTGTTTTTATTAATAAAATTTATGAAAACATAATGAAGGGAATTATTTCATTTTTTGCTTCATTTCTAATTTTTGCAAGAAGCCAAAATGATAAAACTAAAAGAAATAAAGTTGTTCATCAAGTATACAGTAGTTATGATTCAAAAGAATTTAATTTCATTTGACTTTCAACTATATTTTATATATTAATATCATTTGTGCCAGTAATTTATATTGTTAGTTTTTTAAACTTAACAATAAATGATTCAATACCTTCATTTGTTTCTTATGTAAATCCTTTAGTTAAAACTAAGTTTCCTAATTCAACTGAAAATATTTTTCAGAGTTTATTTAATGCACTAGTGTTTGAAAGATTTATTCCTGGTGGTAATTCATATTTTATAACAGAAGCAAAACAAGAATTAGGGACATTGGGCAAAATTTATGCACTAATTCCGGGTTCATTTATAGCTATTCCTTCACTATATATTTCTAGTGGCGGGTACGGAAAATTAATATCTGCATATAATTATATTTTTTCGCATAACAAAATAGGTTCTTATTGAGGGAATAAAATAAAGGGATTAGGAATAGTTATAACAGTTTCTATTCTCCTTTGAGTTTTTAGTACCGTAAATATTTTTGCTCAAACAAGCTTATGAAATACTTACGGTGAGAATAATAAATGGTTATCAGATTTGCTTTATTTATTATTTGCTTTCTTATTTTTATTTTTCTTATTTTTAATTCTTTTTAAGATTACACCTTCATTCAAGATGAAATTTAAAGACTCATTTAGAGGTTCATTAATTTCTACTTTACCAACATTTATATTAGTTGTTATTTATACATATTTATATAAATTAATTTCTTATGATAAATTTGGCTCAGCAGTGGGATTTTTCTTTTCTGTCGGCTTCTTTATTAACTGATATATTTACTTTATGTTTTTGGGAATTATTTTTAATAATGCTTATTATAAAAATTATGTTAGCTCAAGAACAATACCTAAAAAAGTTTATGCATTTTTATAG
- a CDS encoding amidase family protein produces the protein MRKIKNFGNFENAIKMLKSDKNNSVALLLDNLEIQENPSHPLNKTIATIKDNYAMKNLETKGSSKILETFNPGYDAHIVEKLKKAGVNIVGKVHMDELALGGTGAHSAYGLIKNPFDNSRYVGGSSSGSASTLTEDITFSIGSDTGDSVRLPASFIGKVGFKPSYGAISRYGLFAYASSLDTVAYFAHNVNDIIIISESLYGKDNRDMTSIDVDIKNTKKIKPTKIIAFDFENDLSDYFTNSYKNLLKKLQDQNIEIELIKPDRKILRLIQPVYRIISFSEASSNLSNLNGIAFGSRSNGDSWDQIIKNTRSEKFGKMVQERLSLGSYFLYEENQQEIFIKAQKARRLIKNYYEELLNKADIILYPATHGIAPKFSDNSKHGVLDYILTGSNLIGSPSITIPLDKKESLSYSIALDSKIYSDKKLLGIAEYIEEVIKGGNSE, from the coding sequence ATGAGGAAAATAAAGAATTTTGGTAATTTTGAAAATGCAATAAAGATGCTTAAAAGCGACAAAAATAATTCTGTAGCACTATTATTAGATAATTTAGAAATACAAGAAAATCCTAGTCACCCTTTAAATAAAACCATTGCTACTATAAAAGACAATTACGCAATGAAGAATTTAGAAACAAAGGGTTCAAGTAAAATATTAGAAACGTTTAATCCTGGATATGATGCTCATATAGTGGAAAAATTAAAAAAAGCTGGAGTTAATATTGTGGGTAAAGTTCATATGGATGAATTGGCTCTTGGAGGAACGGGAGCACATAGTGCGTATGGACTTATTAAAAATCCTTTTGATAATTCTAGGTACGTAGGTGGGTCATCATCAGGTTCGGCTTCTACATTAACAGAGGATATCACTTTTTCTATTGGTAGCGATACAGGGGATAGTGTAAGATTACCTGCTTCATTTATTGGCAAAGTCGGGTTTAAACCATCATATGGAGCAATTAGTAGATATGGCTTATTTGCTTACGCTTCTTCGTTGGATACAGTTGCATATTTTGCTCATAATGTTAATGATATTATAATCATTTCAGAGTCTCTATATGGTAAAGATAATAGAGATATGACATCAATTGATGTAGATATTAAAAATACTAAAAAAATAAAGCCAACAAAAATTATTGCTTTCGATTTTGAAAATGATTTATCTGATTATTTTACAAATTCTTATAAAAACTTATTAAAGAAATTACAAGATCAAAATATTGAAATTGAATTAATTAAACCTGATAGAAAAATTTTGAGATTAATACAACCTGTTTATAGGATAATTTCATTTTCAGAAGCAAGCTCTAACCTTTCGAATCTAAATGGTATCGCTTTTGGTTCTAGAAGTAATGGCGATTCATGAGATCAAATTATAAAAAACACAAGATCAGAAAAATTTGGGAAAATGGTACAGGAAAGACTATCATTAGGAAGTTACTTTTTATACGAAGAGAATCAACAAGAAATTTTTATAAAAGCACAAAAAGCTAGAAGATTAATCAAAAATTATTATGAGGAATTATTGAACAAAGCTGACATAATTCTTTACCCAGCAACACACGGCATAGCACCTAAATTTTCTGATAATTCAAAACATGGCGTGTTAGATTATATTTTAACTGGTTCAAATCTTATTGGTAGCCCTTCAATCACAATTCCTTTAGACAAAAAAGAAAGTCTTTCATATAGTATTGCGCTTGATTCTAAAATATATAGTGATAAAAAACTTTTAGGAATTGCGGAGTATATAGAAGAAGTTATCAAAGGAGGTAATAGTGAATAA
- the gatB gene encoding Asp-tRNA(Asn)/Glu-tRNA(Gln) amidotransferase subunit GatB, which produces MNNFEVVIGIEIHVELKTKTKMFSSSEIDYSAEPNTKANQIDLAYPGTLPLLNKQAVKYGVSLAKALKMEIDDELHFDRKNYFYPDLPKGFQITQFYRPIGKNGEIDIKVNDEVKKIKIERIHLEEDTARQHHDGDITKLDYNRAGIPLIEIVTYPVIRSAKEASAYVDMIKKTVQSLEISEGKLEQGTLRADINISLRPVGFEGFGTKVEIKNLNSLSNIEKAIENEIKIQAEKILTGVEILQETKRFDDQKNQNVTMRVKTGTVDYKYFPEPNIPFIKLSREFIDSVKISEMPLEKEERYNKEGIQNIYIQSLIDDIELSKFFDSIEYRDKDKLSKIFFAEVVSLANLKGTKAYNLNISPKYISESISLMDEGIISGKSLKKMIPLLVGFNGEIKNLLKEHNLEQISNPELITNYINKIINENDSLVSEYNERPDKVIKFVLGALMKETGGQVNPILSNDIVLRVLNDKFKH; this is translated from the coding sequence GTGAATAATTTTGAAGTTGTAATAGGTATTGAAATTCATGTTGAATTAAAAACAAAAACAAAGATGTTTTCTTCATCAGAAATTGACTATTCTGCAGAGCCGAATACAAAGGCGAACCAAATAGATTTAGCTTATCCTGGCACATTACCTCTATTGAATAAACAAGCTGTAAAATATGGTGTATCTTTAGCAAAAGCTCTTAAAATGGAAATTGATGATGAGTTACACTTTGATAGAAAGAATTATTTCTATCCAGATTTACCTAAAGGGTTTCAAATAACACAATTTTATAGACCTATTGGAAAAAATGGTGAAATAGACATCAAGGTTAATGATGAAGTTAAAAAAATAAAAATAGAAAGAATACATCTCGAAGAAGATACAGCAAGACAACATCATGATGGTGATATTACAAAATTAGACTACAATAGAGCGGGTATCCCTTTGATTGAAATCGTTACATATCCAGTGATAAGAAGTGCAAAAGAAGCTTCAGCATATGTTGATATGATTAAGAAAACAGTTCAAAGTCTTGAAATTTCGGAAGGTAAATTAGAACAAGGGACACTAAGAGCTGATATTAATATTTCATTAAGACCAGTTGGATTCGAAGGGTTTGGAACAAAGGTAGAGATTAAAAATCTTAATTCCCTTTCAAATATTGAGAAGGCTATAGAAAATGAAATAAAAATCCAAGCAGAAAAAATATTAACAGGTGTTGAGATTCTTCAGGAAACAAAAAGGTTTGATGATCAAAAGAACCAAAACGTAACAATGCGTGTAAAAACCGGAACCGTTGATTATAAGTACTTTCCGGAACCAAATATACCATTTATTAAATTATCAAGAGAATTCATTGATTCAGTAAAAATTTCTGAGATGCCATTAGAAAAAGAAGAAAGGTATAATAAAGAAGGAATTCAAAATATTTATATTCAAAGTTTGATAGATGATATAGAGTTATCAAAATTTTTCGATAGCATTGAATATAGAGATAAAGATAAGTTGTCAAAAATCTTTTTTGCAGAAGTTGTTTCATTAGCTAATTTAAAAGGAACTAAAGCATATAATTTAAACATTTCACCTAAATACATTAGTGAGTCAATTTCGTTGATGGATGAAGGAATTATTTCAGGTAAGTCACTCAAAAAAATGATTCCTCTTTTAGTTGGTTTTAATGGCGAAATCAAGAATTTACTTAAAGAACATAATTTAGAACAAATTTCCAATCCAGAATTAATAACTAATTACATTAACAAGATAATAAACGAGAATGATTCGTTAGTAAGTGAATATAATGAAAGACCAGACAAAGTAATAAAATTTGTCCTAGGAGCCTTAATGAAAGAAACTGGCGGGCAAGTTAATCCTATATTATCAAACGATATTGTTTTAAGGGTATTGAATGATAAATTTAAACATTAA
- a CDS encoding Mbov_0121 family peptidase domain-containing ABC transporter encodes MENKYQIQLSPWDCSLYVFNKYLSIKKYDEIPIEELKFKSIYNEKGIELKNFESLINYYGFKINVYSVKIEELHSIDGNEFPFASIIKINDTDKHMVLVLKIDKKTLWYYDPNYGTVIKKDVEEFKKVYENVCIEFIKENFYNEKEKNLVFQKKTFSLNNIFKIDKYKIICFTILLFELLFLISIPFINKRIINIIILYKLKNELILISSILITSILFIYLIQKVAFKISKKFYLKETSNEIFKILQSFQNSNTLLILNMPNIEIKNRLANLFEVIYISQTFLPNLLINLISFCISFLVLKAINTQLLILLFVIICIILIINYLKKIIIDKNYLKLINDSYLLDKNMETYINSLKEFHNTFLVNNILNKWNIKKDNFEKTLNNYENNINQIDYLENLFEIYTPLLVSVVGVIEVWNQRLEISNFVYFLTSINLFIKPIKGLFSNFNNYLTFNKKAKTLDIFEMFDKSNQEYPNFKNERIDSIQLSYAEFGYSLNKVPLINVDRLVFKDKNIIKGANGTGKSTLAKILSGSIKLNKGEIFVNEKISNLFYNLPLKEKIYYVNSDLSSLQISIKEFLGVLDEDMFFDLLKRKNLLNLNTLMNLPKENFLDLDFSSLSKGQTSYIKTLKIFLADYDVVIFDETFENIDENIFNEYSKVLQSELSNKLVIEISHSKKFIFEEIAKAITLNHENIEK; translated from the coding sequence ATGGAAAATAAATATCAAATACAATTGTCGCCATGAGATTGCTCATTATACGTTTTTAACAAGTATTTAAGCATAAAAAAATATGATGAGATACCGATAGAAGAATTGAAGTTTAAGTCAATATATAATGAAAAAGGCATTGAACTAAAGAATTTTGAAAGTTTAATAAATTATTATGGGTTCAAAATAAACGTTTATTCTGTAAAAATAGAGGAATTACATTCTATTGATGGTAATGAATTTCCGTTTGCATCAATAATTAAAATAAACGATACCGACAAGCATATGGTCTTAGTTTTAAAAATTGATAAAAAGACATTATGATATTATGACCCAAATTATGGCACCGTTATAAAGAAAGATGTTGAGGAATTTAAAAAAGTTTATGAAAATGTTTGTATTGAATTCATTAAAGAAAATTTTTATAATGAAAAAGAGAAAAACCTTGTTTTTCAAAAGAAAACATTTTCTTTAAACAATATTTTCAAAATTGATAAATATAAAATTATTTGTTTTACAATATTATTATTTGAACTGCTCTTTTTAATATCTATACCATTTATTAATAAAAGGATAATTAATATAATTATTTTATACAAATTGAAAAATGAATTAATTTTAATTTCTAGCATTCTTATTACTTCAATTTTATTTATTTATCTAATCCAGAAAGTTGCCTTTAAAATATCTAAAAAATTTTATTTAAAGGAAACCAGCAATGAAATTTTTAAAATCTTACAATCATTTCAAAATTCTAATACTTTATTAATATTAAACATGCCTAATATAGAAATCAAGAATCGCTTAGCTAACTTATTTGAAGTTATTTATATTTCACAAACATTTCTGCCGAATTTATTAATTAACTTAATATCCTTTTGTATATCGTTTTTGGTACTGAAAGCAATCAACACACAGTTATTAATTCTGTTATTCGTTATTATTTGCATCATTTTAATTATCAATTATCTTAAAAAAATAATAATTGATAAAAATTATTTAAAATTAATTAATGATTCATATTTATTGGACAAAAACATGGAGACTTATATAAACTCTTTAAAAGAATTTCATAATACATTTTTAGTTAATAATATTTTGAATAAGTGAAACATAAAAAAAGATAACTTTGAAAAAACCTTAAACAATTACGAAAATAATATTAATCAAATAGATTATCTTGAAAATCTTTTTGAAATTTACACTCCACTTTTAGTTAGTGTTGTAGGTGTAATAGAAGTTTGAAATCAAAGGTTAGAAATATCTAATTTTGTATACTTTTTGACTTCAATTAATTTATTCATAAAACCTATAAAAGGACTATTTAGTAATTTTAACAACTACTTAACTTTTAATAAGAAGGCAAAAACTTTAGATATTTTTGAAATGTTTGATAAGTCAAATCAAGAATACCCAAACTTTAAAAATGAAAGAATTGATTCGATACAATTATCTTATGCTGAATTTGGATATTCTTTGAATAAAGTTCCATTGATTAATGTTGATAGACTAGTTTTTAAAGATAAAAACATAATTAAAGGAGCTAATGGAACAGGAAAAAGTACGTTAGCTAAGATATTATCTGGAAGTATAAAACTAAATAAAGGTGAAATTTTCGTAAATGAAAAGATATCAAATCTTTTTTACAATTTGCCACTAAAAGAAAAAATTTATTATGTTAATTCAGACTTAAGTTCATTGCAAATTAGTATAAAAGAATTTTTAGGGGTTTTAGATGAAGACATGTTTTTTGATTTATTAAAACGAAAAAATCTTCTTAACTTAAATACTTTAATGAATTTACCAAAAGAGAATTTCTTAGATTTAGATTTTTCATCTTTATCAAAGGGACAAACTTCGTATATTAAAACGTTAAAAATATTTTTAGCTGATTATGATGTAGTTATATTCGACGAAACGTTTGAAAATATCGATGAAAATATATTTAATGAGTACTCTAAAGTCCTACAATCAGAACTATCGAACAAATTAGTAATTGAAATTAGCCATAGCAAAAAGTTTATTTTTGAAGAAATAGCAAAAGCAATAACTTTGAATCATGAAAATATTGAAAAATAA
- a CDS encoding pseudouridine synthase, whose translation MFEILATKNDEGRTLYKLLEKYLTNISKSRLEKIFRKKDVKLNGKRTNDKSIKIVEDDRVVIYGIFEPQKEEEIIRVKHNLNVIYEDENILLIDKEGGVVVHGEDNSLDNQVLSYLKFKKEDSFKPSHVGRLDKETSGLILYAKNYKTLVEINNANDSFIKKYLFKSDISLSEEKLHIKVYISKDVENKRMKAYSKEVINSKLAETIFYLEGNDKIAEIKTGRKHQIRATLKFLQKPIYGDRKYSGKKDNRLMLHSFYLQLNGLKGDLKYLNKKEFWTKKPKW comes from the coding sequence ATGTTTGAAATTTTAGCAACTAAAAACGATGAGGGAAGAACTTTATACAAGCTATTAGAAAAGTATTTAACCAATATCTCTAAATCAAGATTAGAAAAAATCTTTAGAAAAAAAGACGTTAAATTAAATGGCAAAAGAACTAATGATAAATCAATTAAAATTGTAGAAGATGATAGGGTTGTGATTTATGGGATTTTTGAACCACAAAAAGAAGAGGAAATAATTCGTGTTAAACACAATTTAAATGTAATTTATGAAGATGAAAATATTTTATTAATAGATAAAGAAGGTGGTGTTGTTGTGCACGGAGAAGATAATTCTCTTGATAATCAAGTTCTTTCTTATCTAAAATTTAAAAAAGAAGATAGTTTTAAACCTAGCCATGTAGGTAGACTTGATAAAGAGACTAGTGGCCTTATTTTATATGCAAAGAACTATAAAACATTAGTAGAAATAAATAATGCAAATGATAGCTTTATCAAAAAGTATCTTTTTAAGAGTGATATATCATTATCCGAAGAAAAATTACATATAAAAGTTTATATTTCTAAAGATGTTGAAAACAAAAGAATGAAAGCTTATTCAAAAGAAGTTATTAATTCAAAACTTGCAGAAACAATATTTTACTTAGAAGGAAATGATAAGATAGCAGAAATAAAGACAGGAAGAAAACACCAAATTAGAGCTACTTTAAAATTCTTGCAAAAACCAATTTATGGTGATAGAAAATATTCAGGTAAAAAGGATAATAGACTAATGTTGCATTCATTTTACTTACAATTAAATGGATTAAAGGGTGATTTAAAATATCTTAATAAGAAAGAGTTTTGAACTAAAAAACCTAAGTGATAG
- a CDS encoding LemA family protein, giving the protein MANLYNNRENQNPEGFNPFVDNTQINVKTSVLTTVVFWIFGLIIFSGIYFLVKRNKFLRSQNYINEAASSIDVQLAKRSDTLIKLYDVVKSHKEFEKETFSEIAKLRTMQMSGNYSNAQRQELEQLNSSVLGRLIAVSENYPELKSSESYKNLMEQIVYLEREIAAARRLYNSNVTAFNSEIFTLPASVVASSMHLSTFPLFQASNKQREYVSMKNL; this is encoded by the coding sequence ATGGCGAACTTATATAATAATAGAGAAAACCAAAATCCAGAAGGATTTAATCCTTTTGTGGATAATACACAAATTAATGTTAAAACATCTGTATTAACTACTGTTGTCTTTTGAATATTTGGACTTATAATTTTTTCAGGAATATACTTTTTAGTTAAAAGAAATAAATTTTTAAGATCACAGAACTATATTAATGAAGCTGCTTCATCGATTGATGTTCAGTTAGCTAAAAGATCAGATACATTAATCAAACTTTATGACGTTGTTAAATCACATAAAGAATTTGAAAAAGAAACATTCTCAGAAATTGCAAAACTTAGAACTATGCAAATGTCAGGGAATTACTCAAATGCACAAAGACAAGAGCTTGAACAACTTAATAGCTCTGTTTTAGGTAGATTAATTGCAGTTTCAGAAAATTACCCTGAACTCAAATCATCAGAATCATACAAAAATCTAATGGAGCAAATAGTTTATCTAGAAAGAGAAATTGCTGCAGCACGTAGATTATATAACTCAAATGTTACTGCATTTAATTCCGAAATTTTTACACTTCCAGCAAGTGTAGTTGCTTCATCAATGCATTTATCTACTTTCCCACTTTTCCAAGCTTCTAATAAACAAAGAGAATATGTTTCAATGAAAAACTTATAA
- the atpD gene encoding F0F1 ATP synthase subunit beta codes for MIRNEGTIVQILGPVVDVRFQEGKLPKLLNALTVDFDGKTYTFEVAQHIGDDTARTIAMGDVNGLQRGLVVLDTGAPIKVPVGEAVLGRMFDVLGNPIDEMPIDSDVPRSSIHAPSPSYEEQKTSSEILETGIKVIDLLIPYAKGGKIGLFGGAGVGKTVLVQELINNIATQHNGLSVFAGVGERTREGNDLYHEMKSAGVLDKTALVFGQMNESPGARMRVALSGLTMAEYFRDKQNQDVLLFIDNIFRFTQAGSEVSALLGRMPSAVGYQPTLATEMGALQERITSTRRGSITSVQAVYVPADDLTDPAPATTFTHLDAKTVLDRGIASLGIYPAIDPLNSSSRLLDPLVVGAEHYDVAQAVISILQRFKELQDIIAILGMGELSEEDKNIVARARRIRNFLSQPFTVAEKFSGIKGAYVPIADTIRSFKLILSGDFDEYPEDLFRYAGSIEDVIERYDKTKETR; via the coding sequence ATGATTAGAAATGAAGGTACAATTGTTCAAATATTAGGACCAGTTGTAGATGTGCGTTTCCAAGAGGGTAAACTACCTAAACTATTAAATGCACTTACAGTAGATTTTGATGGAAAAACTTACACATTTGAAGTTGCTCAACATATTGGTGATGATACTGCAAGAACAATAGCTATGGGTGATGTGAATGGTTTACAAAGAGGGCTAGTTGTTCTCGACACAGGCGCTCCAATTAAAGTTCCAGTGGGTGAAGCTGTTTTAGGAAGAATGTTTGATGTTTTAGGTAACCCAATTGATGAAATGCCAATTGACTCTGATGTTCCTAGATCTTCAATTCACGCACCATCTCCATCATATGAAGAACAAAAAACATCATCAGAGATTTTAGAAACAGGAATTAAAGTTATAGATTTATTAATCCCATATGCAAAGGGTGGTAAAATTGGTCTTTTCGGTGGTGCTGGTGTTGGAAAAACTGTTTTAGTTCAAGAGTTGATTAATAATATAGCAACTCAGCACAATGGTTTATCGGTTTTCGCTGGTGTTGGTGAAAGAACTAGAGAAGGAAACGATTTATACCATGAAATGAAATCAGCAGGAGTTTTAGATAAAACAGCATTAGTTTTCGGACAAATGAATGAATCTCCTGGGGCTCGTATGAGAGTTGCTCTTAGTGGATTAACTATGGCTGAATATTTTAGAGATAAACAAAATCAAGATGTTTTATTATTTATTGATAATATATTCAGATTTACACAAGCTGGTTCAGAAGTTTCTGCTTTACTAGGTCGTATGCCATCAGCTGTGGGTTATCAACCTACTCTAGCAACCGAAATGGGGGCATTACAAGAAAGAATTACATCAACACGTCGTGGATCTATTACTTCTGTTCAGGCTGTATATGTTCCTGCCGATGATTTAACAGACCCTGCTCCCGCAACAACATTTACTCACTTAGATGCAAAAACGGTTCTTGATAGAGGTATTGCATCATTAGGTATTTATCCAGCTATTGATCCATTAAACTCTTCTTCAAGATTATTGGATCCATTAGTTGTTGGTGCTGAACACTATGATGTAGCACAAGCTGTTATTTCTATTTTGCAAAGATTTAAAGAGTTGCAAGATATTATTGCAATATTAGGTATGGGTGAACTTAGTGAAGAAGATAAAAACATTGTTGCTAGAGCTCGTAGAATTAGAAACTTTTTATCACAGCCTTTCACGGTTGCTGAAAAATTCTCTGGTATCAAAGGTGCATATGTTCCTATTGCGGATACAATTAGAAGTTTTAAATTAATTCTTTCAGGTGACTTTGATGAATATCCAGAAGACTTGTTTAGATACGCAGGAAGCATTGAAGATGTTATTGAAAGATATGATAAAACAAAAGAAACTCGCTAA
- a CDS encoding MAG1140 family protein, with protein MKILKNNFANFILIILLLISFGLFLFFITQLRTYDYFAVIVKKERDEIYISNINLDKILDKKVNLFINVDDKLSRYEILIDNKLTEDGILIKSLPLINSLEKNNIYSIQAYISVEKEIFMSRILNLIKTITNN; from the coding sequence ATGAAAATATTGAAAAATAATTTTGCTAATTTCATTTTAATAATTCTTTTGCTAATATCTTTTGGATTATTCTTGTTTTTTATTACACAACTTAGAACTTACGATTACTTTGCTGTCATTGTCAAGAAAGAAAGGGATGAGATTTATATTTCTAATATTAATCTAGATAAAATTCTTGACAAAAAAGTGAACCTATTTATTAATGTTGATGATAAGCTATCTAGATATGAAATTTTAATAGATAATAAACTTACTGAAGATGGGATTCTGATTAAAAGCTTACCATTAATCAATTCGTTAGAAAAAAATAACATTTATTCTATTCAAGCCTATATCTCAGTTGAAAAAGAAATATTCATGTCAAGAATTTTAAACCTAATTAAAACAATAACAAATAATTAA
- a CDS encoding Asp-tRNA(Asn)/Glu-tRNA(Gln) amidotransferase subunit GatC, whose translation MKNIDKNKLVEIVNSLMFNPTEEVLQNILSNWKDLQDSLEYFNYVDLSELKPLTHINEDYNIDFFREDIVDSSYSIDKETILENAKEKDSDYVILTKVVK comes from the coding sequence ATGAAAAATATTGATAAAAATAAATTAGTTGAAATTGTGAATTCATTAATGTTTAATCCAACTGAGGAGGTTCTTCAAAATATTTTGAGTAATTGAAAAGATCTTCAAGATAGTCTAGAGTATTTTAATTATGTTGACCTATCAGAGTTAAAACCATTAACCCATATAAACGAAGATTATAATATAGATTTTTTTAGAGAAGACATTGTGGATTCGTCTTATTCAATAGATAAAGAAACAATTTTAGAAAACGCTAAAGAAAAAGATTCTGACTATGTAATTTTAACAAAGGTGGTTAAATAA